A genomic region of Jaculus jaculus isolate mJacJac1 chromosome 10, mJacJac1.mat.Y.cur, whole genome shotgun sequence contains the following coding sequences:
- the Rpp25 gene encoding ribonuclease P protein subunit p25 → MENFRKVRSEEAPAGGGPEEGSPGSGPFADLAPDAVHMRVKEGSKIRNLLAFATASMAQPATRAIVFSGCGRATTKTVTCAEILKRRLAGLHQVTRLRYRSVREVWQSLPPGPGPEPTPAQTPAAEPAASLSVLKNVPGLAILLSKDALDPRQPGYQPPNPNPAPSSSPPTAPTSKRSLAGSAAEAGTAKRSQPEPRVADKDRTA, encoded by the coding sequence aTGGAGAACTTCCGTAAGGTGCGCTCGGAGGAGGCGCCGGCGGGGGGCGGGCCCGAGGAGGGCAGCCCCGGCTCGGGGCCCTTCGCCGATCTGGCTCCGGACGCCGTGCATATGCGGGTCAAGGAAGGCAGCAAGATCCGCAACCTGCTGGCCTTCGCCACCGCCAGCATGGCGCAGCCGGCCACGCGCGCCATCGTCTTCAGCGGCTGCGGCCGGGCCACCACCAAGACCGTCACGTGCGCCGAGATCCTCAAGCGCCGCCTGGCGGGTTTGCACCAGGTCACGCGGCTGCGCTACCGGAGCGTGCGCGAGGTGTGGCAGAGCCTCCCGCCGGGGCCGGGACCCGAACCCACGCCGGCTCAGACGCCCGCAGCAGAACCGGCCGCCAGTCTGAGCGTACTTAAGAACGTACCGGGCCTCGCCATCCTACTTTCCAAGGACGCCCTGGATCCGCGGCAACCCGGCTACCAACCCCCTAATCCCAATCCTGCTCCTTCGTCCTCACCGCCGACCGCTCCGACGTCCAAGAGGAGCTTAGCGGGATCTGCGGCAGAAGCAGGCACTGCGAAGCGGTCTCAACCCGAGCCTAGGGTTGCGGATAAGGACCGAACTGCCTAA